One genomic segment of Lewinellaceae bacterium includes these proteins:
- a CDS encoding phosphatidylserine decarboxylase family protein, which yields MIHREGYIFLTICILILAALSWAGSMYLGYWAWMLYILSIGLTLFLLYFFRNPDRHISAVSEDLVYAPADGKVVVIEETTDTEYLKDRRIQVSIFMSPLNVHVNRNPVSGSVLYQQYHPGKFMPAWNPKSSLENERTTIVYETPRGKVGMRQIAGALARRIVCYLKQGQKVRQGDDMGFIKLGSRVDLLLPVGTEIKVKIGDVVKGNITVIGKL from the coding sequence ATGATCCACCGGGAAGGTTATATCTTTTTGACCATCTGTATCCTGATCTTGGCCGCTCTTAGCTGGGCAGGATCCATGTATCTCGGATATTGGGCGTGGATGCTGTACATCCTGAGCATCGGTCTGACCCTGTTCCTGCTGTATTTTTTCCGTAATCCGGACCGTCACATTTCAGCAGTCTCCGAAGATCTGGTCTATGCGCCAGCTGATGGTAAAGTGGTGGTCATCGAAGAAACCACAGACACAGAATACCTGAAAGACCGCCGGATCCAGGTTTCTATCTTCATGTCCCCGCTCAACGTCCACGTCAATCGCAATCCCGTCAGCGGAAGTGTCCTTTACCAGCAATACCACCCCGGTAAGTTCATGCCTGCGTGGAATCCCAAGTCTTCCCTGGAAAATGAGCGAACCACCATCGTCTATGAAACTCCCCGCGGCAAAGTGGGTATGCGGCAAATCGCCGGCGCGCTGGCCCGTCGCATCGTCTGCTATCTCAAACAAGGGCAGAAGGTAAGGCAGGGGGATGATATGGGCTTCATCAAACTGGGGTCCCGTGTCGACCTGCTGTTACCTGTAGGCACTGAGATCAAGGTAAAAATCGGTGACGTGGTGAAAGGGAATATAACGGTGATCGGTAAGTTGTAA
- a CDS encoding phosphatidate cytidylyltransferase, which produces MSRPASLRPRIVSAIVYGILLIGCLMLHAWAWRGLLLFFAVVLLYELSGLFWRDVPDRPGRMIAIVAWGAITLGMMIEWLPEGMITWSACFWILTLATLFRYRLQAWMPALFHALTPLYIIMPVLLADSLRGQLGPVSVLLLFVLLWADDVGAYFIGSWWGKTPFAAQISPKKTWEGTLGGAVLAALIGSLAGWMGMPLTPWQGVILGLVVALFGTVGDLFESMIKRHYGIKDSGTIMPGHGGLLDRLDSFLVAMTPYYIIVGFFSSQ; this is translated from the coding sequence ATGAGCCGCCCAGCATCGCTTAGACCCCGCATCGTCAGTGCCATCGTTTATGGCATTTTGTTGATTGGTTGCCTGATGCTGCACGCCTGGGCGTGGCGCGGGTTACTTTTGTTTTTTGCGGTTGTTCTCCTCTATGAGCTTAGCGGATTATTCTGGCGGGATGTTCCGGATCGTCCGGGGCGGATGATAGCCATCGTCGCGTGGGGAGCCATAACCCTGGGTATGATGATTGAATGGTTGCCGGAAGGAATGATCACCTGGTCTGCCTGTTTTTGGATCCTGACGCTGGCCACCTTATTCCGGTACCGTCTACAAGCCTGGATGCCGGCATTATTTCATGCACTGACGCCTTTATATATAATCATGCCGGTCCTGCTGGCCGATTCACTGCGCGGACAACTTGGTCCGGTATCGGTGTTATTGCTCTTTGTATTATTATGGGCGGACGATGTAGGAGCCTATTTTATTGGCTCCTGGTGGGGTAAAACACCATTTGCCGCTCAGATCTCTCCCAAAAAGACCTGGGAGGGTACCCTGGGCGGGGCTGTCCTTGCGGCACTGATCGGTAGCCTGGCCGGATGGATGGGTATGCCGTTGACACCCTGGCAAGGCGTGATCCTTGGATTGGTGGTGGCCTTATTTGGCACAGTAGGGGATCTGTTTGAGTCCATGATCAAGCGGCATTATGGCATCAAAGATTCGGGAACCATCATGCCGGGGCACGGCGGATTGCTGGACCGCCTGGATTCTTTTTTGGTGGCCATGACGCCTTATTATATTATAGTGGGGTTTTTTAGTAGTCAGTAG
- a CDS encoding CPBP family intramembrane metalloprotease, whose product MENSFIRILIFCAIFLGCLILGTLATALAALAWGLSVNDLLGGMTGSDAGLLRVMALINHIFLFLLPPIVFALIYRSRGWADYLGLTKAPVWWQVVLGIALLFIAYPIVQKSYEINNLIPLPDWAGQMENSTEEVLRQILTMNNPGTFLLNVVIIGLLPGLAEEMTFRGVLQQESYTWVGRSAGAVWITAILFSFLHFQFEGFLPRVVLGAILGYAFLWTRNLWVPILMHFVNNATPVFGMYFFGDDMDTMDPSSAEPVTWWALMLSVIATFGIGYFLYLKTRQQDEPPSIA is encoded by the coding sequence ATGGAGAACAGTTTTATCCGTATTCTCATCTTCTGCGCCATATTTCTGGGTTGCCTGATCCTGGGAACCCTGGCTACGGCGCTGGCAGCCCTGGCATGGGGGCTTTCCGTAAATGACTTACTCGGTGGAATGACCGGCAGTGATGCAGGCTTGTTGCGGGTGATGGCATTGATCAATCACATTTTCCTGTTCTTGCTGCCTCCCATTGTTTTTGCCCTGATTTACCGGAGCCGTGGCTGGGCAGATTATTTGGGCCTGACGAAAGCGCCGGTTTGGTGGCAGGTGGTATTGGGCATTGCCTTATTGTTTATTGCTTACCCCATCGTTCAGAAGTCATACGAGATCAATAATCTGATCCCACTCCCGGATTGGGCGGGGCAGATGGAAAATTCCACGGAAGAAGTGCTCAGACAGATCCTCACGATGAACAACCCGGGGACCTTCCTTTTAAATGTGGTGATCATTGGGCTGTTGCCGGGACTAGCGGAAGAGATGACCTTCCGGGGGGTCCTGCAGCAGGAATCCTATACCTGGGTGGGACGGAGTGCCGGTGCCGTTTGGATCACGGCGATCCTTTTCAGCTTTTTGCACTTCCAGTTTGAAGGCTTCTTGCCGCGGGTAGTGCTGGGTGCGATCCTCGGTTATGCTTTTTTGTGGACCCGGAATTTATGGGTTCCGATCCTAATGCATTTTGTCAACAATGCGACGCCGGTTTTTGGAATGTATTTTTTCGGTGATGATATGGACACCATGGATCCTTCCTCTGCCGAGCCGGTCACCTGGTGGGCCTTAATGCTCTCCGTGATCGCCACCTTTGGCATTGGTTATTTCTTATACCTCAAGACCCGACAACAGGATGAGCCGCCCAGCATCGCTTAG
- a CDS encoding gliding motility-associated C-terminal domain-containing protein, whose protein sequence is MQNRTGAITLILLLTAWWLQGQSCPVVTGPTEVKLSNGATKACAGIELQIKATVTNITPTTTLEVYSGDQAGFDPTKGEGTLLKTFTFDQVSCQNPTCPTLIGAMINACVSESNEYMTFNSGSGFAVNDLLVDLDENNNNLPGICPSGCEDPGSGACPFKKPAIANLGGCSVIPAGPGDYIAPNAIVILFVSADASPTVYNWSALCSEANKYSVPIYVLQSSCTRAVGAFTDNPSGIRRYTVNFCSSCSYTISYSQNMPEGTFFIWPDKPQSAPCLGWPDLGLQPLLFNVSLNETFCGNNLAYIKLIWKQGNTNCSTITPSIGNPIQVDCPSISILGDSTYCQGLSIELQGKLEHGQINQWVWKKGNTTLSKNQNVTINSQSGLFTLTGSNPSTKCTATTSINISQIPLPDNKLQYLPNDTICSGEIVSIQAPMADTYSWSTGSTSQNINPVVSDDLNFTVTLTNGGKCTSEIAGQVTADRSPACLAPLVTCPQPTFTTFNDTFCLSDVLSKPLLLDLPIPAGDSIKFYWHGPGIIDSTNNFNAYLTGGGTFIDTVEITMNDSCHYIVLDTIVLLDATVEFLSPDTICLNDFHGSREIPVRFSGDPPYTLAYFLDEDFGTQYIFQTDAQNDTIRDLKGNPSKLFVANFISNNHCLGRLLSPPEIHFQGTISKASILVDCLRDTAWRATISVNGDTSNNYGFSGYPANRVDNKIITDPIPVGVDLHLKIWTGTFEVCDTLEIQQSAPNCSCITAAGTIREQGDTIFVCREAAGSLPFVPNLDYVNDGDDGLFYILYTGRPDSLGTIIYQTDLPSIDWSRITSPLDPGYYYFSAAASTDKGSGFDPGDYCADVSPPAIIAVRTPPSATIGGDIVACLGSEPEIMLDLTGTAPFAISYERNGTPQNIQANTPNFSFRVLATRDITLKLTGLKDNFCEGIVSGEVHITTIAQDTTDYARTVCINDTLTIGTETFSMARPSGLAILPGAAQGGCDSIMRVLLHFTTPDTVPIRWELCPGDTLTIGGEAFYAGHLSGLVLGSAGMTCDTILDVQLKLYPGLTDTIRLDLCPGDTLTVEGQPFHAGSPSALIQLPGQSVSGCDSLVYVEVIPHQPGTNVIRETLCEGDFRMYGGERFDVARPSGMILAGQDAFGCDSLLDILLTYVPIPVGVQQIALCPGEIIEIKGVFFSETHLSDTVRLAGESHLGCDSLVVVTAELLQPSTSFLTMDLCTGSEIIINGHTYSESNPTGREVFPGANARGCDSIIQIDLHFTDAVHFLLDDPICPGDFLFVDTVRFDANRSSGSVLLPGASRFGCDSIVDVALQVVHPSMHQLQLTLCPGDFLMVNGVRYDAGHPAGTETLVAGNHQGCDSIIEVSLTFDTLMIEARATTAGCQANAGKMLEITALTNGHPPYRFRINGGQELGIPSLPFDYPVPDTTTVIHLQVTDQSGCEASTVISFQDTSALAFVSLGPDREVMLGEPVTINLETNVSLVRYTVFLPDGTTCQNCLPLTMDLLKTGAFRIRAEDAQGCTYSDDVNIIVSETSRLFIPNVFSPDGDGQNDELRLYPGSNLVMIHSFVIRDVWGEIVFEAHSYYPDASQPVWDGTLKGKILNPGVFHYFVDAEFSNGNRRILNGDITLLR, encoded by the coding sequence ATGCAAAACAGAACCGGCGCTATCACCCTGATATTGCTGCTTACCGCATGGTGGCTGCAAGGTCAATCCTGCCCGGTGGTGACCGGCCCAACTGAAGTAAAACTCTCCAATGGAGCCACCAAAGCATGTGCTGGCATCGAATTACAAATCAAGGCGACTGTAACCAATATTACACCTACCACCACCCTGGAGGTGTATTCGGGTGATCAGGCCGGTTTCGATCCTACGAAAGGAGAAGGCACCTTATTGAAGACTTTCACTTTTGATCAGGTAAGTTGCCAAAATCCAACTTGTCCCACTTTGATCGGGGCCATGATCAATGCCTGTGTCAGTGAATCCAATGAATACATGACATTCAATTCAGGAAGCGGATTTGCTGTCAATGATTTACTGGTTGACCTGGATGAAAACAACAACAACCTTCCCGGCATCTGTCCTTCCGGATGCGAAGATCCAGGATCCGGAGCTTGCCCATTTAAGAAACCGGCAATTGCAAACCTGGGAGGATGCAGTGTCATTCCAGCCGGCCCTGGTGACTACATTGCGCCGAACGCTATTGTGATCTTGTTCGTGAGTGCAGATGCCAGTCCGACGGTTTACAATTGGTCAGCACTTTGTAGTGAAGCAAATAAATATTCTGTTCCAATCTATGTGCTTCAAAGCAGTTGCACTCGGGCTGTTGGGGCATTTACCGATAATCCTAGTGGAATTCGTCGATATACGGTCAACTTTTGTTCGAGCTGTTCCTATACGATAAGTTATTCCCAAAACATGCCGGAAGGCACATTTTTTATATGGCCTGATAAACCACAATCCGCGCCCTGCTTAGGATGGCCCGATTTGGGCTTACAACCACTTTTATTCAATGTTAGCCTGAATGAAACATTCTGTGGAAACAACCTTGCTTACATCAAGCTTATTTGGAAACAAGGGAACACCAATTGTTCCACCATTACTCCATCGATAGGAAATCCGATTCAAGTAGATTGTCCTTCTATTTCAATCCTTGGAGACAGCACCTACTGTCAGGGTTTGTCAATTGAGCTACAAGGGAAACTTGAACATGGTCAAATTAATCAATGGGTGTGGAAAAAAGGCAATACCACATTGTCTAAAAATCAAAATGTGACCATAAACTCACAATCCGGATTATTCACCCTAACCGGTTCAAACCCATCAACTAAATGTACCGCAACCACCTCCATCAACATCTCCCAAATTCCCTTACCGGACAATAAACTTCAATACTTGCCTAACGACACCATATGTTCCGGTGAGATCGTATCCATCCAGGCTCCCATGGCAGATACCTATTCCTGGAGCACCGGAAGTACCTCACAAAACATCAATCCGGTCGTATCGGATGATCTGAATTTTACCGTTACCCTCACCAACGGCGGTAAGTGCACGTCCGAAATAGCCGGACAAGTCACGGCAGATCGCAGTCCTGCCTGTCTGGCGCCGCTGGTCACCTGTCCCCAACCTACATTCACCACCTTCAACGATACCTTCTGTTTGAGCGATGTCTTATCCAAACCTTTACTCCTGGATCTTCCCATTCCGGCCGGCGACAGTATCAAATTCTACTGGCATGGCCCTGGTATCATCGACTCAACCAATAACTTTAACGCTTACCTGACAGGAGGAGGTACCTTCATCGATACCGTTGAGATCACCATGAACGACTCATGCCATTATATAGTACTTGATACAATTGTGCTCCTAGATGCTACTGTGGAATTTTTATCTCCCGATACCATTTGCCTTAATGATTTTCATGGCTCACGTGAAATTCCTGTCAGATTTTCCGGGGACCCTCCCTACACCCTGGCTTATTTCCTGGATGAGGACTTCGGAACACAATACATTTTTCAAACGGACGCTCAAAATGATACCATCAGAGACTTGAAGGGTAATCCATCAAAGCTTTTTGTAGCGAATTTTATTTCAAATAATCATTGTTTAGGCCGGTTATTAAGTCCCCCGGAAATTCATTTCCAAGGCACCATCTCCAAGGCATCTATTCTTGTTGATTGTTTACGTGATACCGCCTGGAGGGCCACCATCTCAGTTAATGGAGATACAAGCAATAATTATGGTTTTTCCGGTTACCCAGCAAACCGTGTGGATAATAAAATTATCACTGATCCTATTCCGGTTGGTGTAGATCTGCATTTGAAAATCTGGACAGGCACTTTCGAGGTCTGCGACACCTTGGAAATCCAGCAAAGCGCCCCAAACTGCAGCTGCATCACCGCTGCAGGCACAATTCGTGAGCAGGGGGATACAATCTTTGTATGCCGGGAGGCTGCCGGAAGTTTACCCTTTGTCCCTAACCTCGATTATGTCAATGACGGTGATGACGGTCTATTTTACATCCTCTACACCGGTCGACCCGATTCGTTGGGAACCATCATCTATCAGACCGATCTTCCAAGCATCGATTGGAGTCGCATCACCAGCCCCTTGGATCCGGGCTATTATTATTTTTCCGCTGCCGCCAGCACGGATAAAGGTTCCGGTTTTGACCCCGGCGATTACTGCGCGGATGTTTCACCACCAGCCATCATCGCCGTACGTACGCCGCCAAGCGCCACCATCGGCGGAGACATCGTCGCCTGCCTTGGATCCGAGCCGGAGATCATGCTCGACCTGACCGGCACCGCACCCTTCGCCATCTCGTACGAGCGCAATGGTACTCCGCAAAACATCCAGGCCAATACCCCGAACTTTTCATTCCGTGTCCTGGCCACCCGGGACATCACCCTCAAATTGACGGGACTCAAGGACAATTTTTGTGAGGGTATCGTCAGTGGGGAGGTGCACATCACCACCATCGCTCAGGATACGACCGACTACGCGCGCACCGTCTGCATCAACGATACTCTGACCATCGGCACGGAGACTTTCTCCATGGCCAGGCCTTCCGGACTAGCTATACTGCCCGGCGCCGCACAGGGAGGATGCGACTCCATCATGCGGGTCCTGCTCCATTTTACCACCCCTGATACCGTGCCCATCCGTTGGGAGCTGTGCCCGGGCGATACCCTGACCATCGGCGGGGAAGCCTTCTATGCCGGCCATCTTTCCGGCCTGGTTCTGGGGTCTGCCGGCATGACTTGTGATACCATCCTGGATGTACAGCTGAAACTATACCCGGGCCTGACCGATACGATCCGCCTGGACCTATGCCCGGGTGATACGTTAACCGTAGAAGGACAACCATTTCACGCCGGATCTCCCAGTGCTTTGATCCAATTACCCGGACAGTCAGTAAGTGGTTGCGACAGCCTGGTGTATGTGGAGGTAATACCCCACCAGCCGGGCACCAATGTCATCCGGGAAACACTGTGTGAAGGTGATTTTCGGATGTACGGGGGTGAACGGTTTGATGTCGCCAGGCCCTCCGGTATGATCCTGGCCGGACAGGATGCTTTCGGCTGTGACAGTCTGCTGGATATTCTGTTGACCTATGTTCCGATCCCGGTAGGCGTTCAGCAGATTGCGCTTTGCCCCGGTGAGATCATCGAGATCAAAGGGGTATTTTTCAGTGAAACCCATCTCTCCGACACCGTACGACTAGCCGGAGAAAGTCATCTGGGATGCGATTCCCTGGTGGTAGTAACCGCCGAATTGCTGCAGCCTTCAACGTCTTTTTTGACCATGGATCTCTGCACGGGCTCGGAGATCATTATCAACGGCCACACCTACAGCGAATCCAATCCGACGGGGAGGGAGGTGTTTCCAGGCGCCAATGCCCGGGGTTGTGACTCCATTATCCAGATTGACCTGCATTTTACCGATGCTGTGCATTTCCTGCTGGACGACCCCATCTGCCCCGGTGATTTTCTGTTTGTGGATACGGTGCGTTTTGATGCCAATCGCTCTTCAGGCAGCGTGTTGCTGCCCGGAGCATCCCGTTTCGGATGCGATAGTATCGTGGATGTAGCACTGCAGGTGGTACATCCCTCCATGCACCAGCTCCAGCTTACGCTTTGTCCGGGAGATTTCCTGATGGTCAACGGAGTGCGTTACGATGCGGGTCATCCGGCCGGTACGGAGACCCTTGTCGCAGGCAACCACCAGGGCTGTGACTCCATCATTGAGGTGAGTTTAACCTTTGACACCCTGATGATCGAGGCACGCGCAACCACGGCCGGATGCCAGGCAAATGCCGGTAAAATGCTGGAAATAACGGCCTTGACGAATGGCCACCCTCCTTACCGGTTCCGTATCAATGGCGGCCAGGAGTTGGGAATTCCCTCGTTGCCCTTTGACTATCCGGTACCCGATACGACGACGGTGATCCATCTGCAGGTAACCGATCAAAGTGGATGTGAAGCAAGTACGGTGATATCATTCCAGGATACCAGCGCTCTGGCCTTTGTAAGCCTAGGACCGGATCGGGAGGTGATGCTGGGTGAGCCGGTAACCATCAACCTGGAAACCAATGTGAGCCTGGTGCGCTACACCGTATTCCTTCCTGACGGTACGACCTGCCAGAATTGCCTGCCCCTGACGATGGACTTGCTAAAGACCGGAGCATTCCGGATCCGGGCGGAAGACGCTCAGGGTTGTACCTATTCCGACGATGTCAATATCATCGTTTCTGAGACCAGCCGACTTTTCATTCCCAATGTATTCTCGCCGGATGGGGACGGGCAGAACGATGAACTCCGGCTCTATCCGGGATCGAATCTGGTCATGATCCACTCCTTTGTCATTCGTGATGTGTGGGGTGAAATCGTCTTTGAAGCGCATTCTTACTATCCGGATGCCAGCCAACCGGTCTGGGACGGGACCCTGAAGGGTAAAATACTGAATCCGGGTGTATTTCATTATTTCGTGGATGCCGAGTTCAGCAACGGCAACCGACGTATCCTTAACGGGGATATCACCCTGCTCCGTTAA
- a CDS encoding pyridoxine 5'-phosphate synthase encodes MTHLSVNLNKVALIRNSRGENLPDLVQVARDCEAFGAQGITIHPRPDQRHARYQDVADLKEVVTTELNVEGNPIPRFMEVVLQYRPHQCTLVPDAPDALTSSTGWDTIKHVEFLRDICSGLRESGIRSSIFVDPVPELVEGARHAGADRVEFYTGHFARQYAANPAQAVHDHIHCARLAAELGLEINAGHDLNLDNLRYYVTQVPQVAEVSIGHALISDALYYGLENTIQMYLHCLDM; translated from the coding sequence ATGACCCATCTCAGTGTAAACCTCAATAAAGTGGCGCTCATCCGGAACTCCCGGGGAGAAAACCTGCCGGACCTGGTACAGGTAGCACGGGACTGTGAAGCCTTTGGCGCCCAGGGCATCACCATCCATCCGCGACCTGATCAGCGGCATGCCCGCTATCAGGATGTCGCAGACCTGAAAGAAGTGGTCACAACCGAGTTGAATGTTGAAGGCAATCCGATTCCCAGGTTTATGGAGGTCGTGTTGCAATACCGGCCGCATCAGTGCACCCTGGTTCCGGATGCGCCGGATGCGTTGACCAGCTCTACCGGGTGGGATACCATCAAACATGTTGAGTTCCTCCGGGATATCTGCTCCGGCTTAAGGGAATCGGGAATCCGCTCCTCTATCTTTGTGGACCCGGTGCCGGAGTTGGTGGAAGGGGCACGGCACGCCGGTGCGGACCGCGTTGAATTTTATACCGGACACTTTGCCCGGCAATACGCTGCAAATCCGGCTCAGGCGGTACACGATCATATCCATTGCGCCCGGCTTGCAGCCGAACTGGGCCTGGAGATCAACGCCGGCCATGACCTTAACCTGGACAACCTGCGCTATTATGTGACGCAAGTCCCGCAGGTGGCGGAAGTATCCATCGGCCATGCCCTGATCTCCGACGCCTTATATTATGGTCTGGAGAATACCATCCAGATGTATCTGCATTGTTTGGATATGTAA
- the lysS gene encoding lysine--tRNA ligase, with product MALSEQELVRRESLQKIRDLGIDPYPPEPFPVTHHASEIKSAFNDDTEQWQDVAIAGRVMMIRNMGKASFAELQDASGKIQIYVARDEICPDEDKTLYNKLFAKLLDIGDYIGVKGYVFRTRMGEITLHVKELKLLSKALHPLPIVKKDAEGNIHDAFTDPEQRYRQRYLDLTVNDGIRQIFILRSKLVSAMRRFFDAKGWLEVETPILQPIHGGAAARPFKTHHNTLDIPLYLRIANELYLKRLVIGGFDGVYEIGKMFRNEGMDRTHNPEFTGMEIYVAYKDYNWMMEMVEQMLEYITTELFGTTKVTYSGQELDFQGPYRRLSMYDSIKEYTGVDISGMDEPALRTRCREWHIPIDDSMGRGKLIDEIFGDKVEKNLIQPTYITDYPLEMTPLAKKHRSQEGLVERFELFVNGKEIANAYTELNDPMDQRERFEDQLKLAQRGDEEAMALDEDFLLAMEYGMPPMSGLGVGIDRLVMLMTDQQSIQEVLLFPQMKPLKK from the coding sequence ATGGCATTGAGCGAACAGGAACTTGTACGCAGGGAGTCCTTGCAGAAAATCAGAGATTTGGGTATCGACCCCTATCCACCGGAACCGTTTCCGGTCACCCATCATGCTTCGGAAATCAAGTCGGCATTTAATGACGACACCGAACAATGGCAGGATGTGGCCATCGCCGGACGGGTGATGATGATCCGCAACATGGGGAAAGCATCGTTTGCAGAACTGCAGGATGCCTCTGGCAAGATCCAGATCTATGTTGCCCGCGATGAGATTTGCCCGGATGAGGATAAAACGCTCTACAACAAGCTGTTCGCCAAATTATTGGACATCGGGGATTACATTGGCGTGAAAGGATATGTCTTCCGTACCCGCATGGGAGAGATCACCCTGCACGTCAAAGAATTGAAATTGCTGAGCAAAGCCCTTCATCCGCTGCCCATCGTAAAAAAAGATGCCGAGGGCAACATTCACGACGCCTTCACGGATCCGGAGCAGCGCTATCGCCAGCGCTACCTGGACCTCACCGTCAATGACGGCATCAGGCAGATCTTCATTCTGCGCAGTAAGCTGGTCTCCGCCATGCGGCGCTTCTTTGATGCCAAAGGATGGCTTGAAGTGGAAACACCCATTCTGCAACCGATCCACGGAGGTGCGGCAGCCCGGCCATTCAAGACCCACCACAATACCCTGGACATACCCCTGTATTTACGCATCGCCAACGAGCTTTACCTCAAGCGGCTGGTGATCGGGGGATTTGACGGTGTCTACGAGATCGGCAAAATGTTTCGGAACGAAGGCATGGACCGTACGCACAATCCGGAATTTACCGGGATGGAGATCTATGTGGCCTATAAGGACTACAACTGGATGATGGAGATGGTGGAACAGATGCTGGAATACATCACCACAGAGCTTTTTGGCACCACGAAGGTTACCTACAGCGGCCAGGAGCTGGACTTCCAGGGACCGTATCGTCGCCTCTCCATGTACGATTCCATTAAAGAATATACCGGCGTGGACATTTCCGGAATGGATGAACCGGCTCTGCGCACCCGCTGCCGGGAATGGCACATACCCATTGACGACAGCATGGGCCGCGGCAAGCTCATCGATGAGATTTTTGGGGACAAAGTGGAGAAAAATCTGATCCAGCCCACTTACATCACCGACTATCCACTGGAGATGACTCCATTGGCTAAAAAACACCGCAGCCAGGAGGGACTGGTCGAGCGCTTTGAATTATTTGTCAATGGCAAAGAGATCGCCAATGCCTACACCGAGCTCAATGATCCCATGGATCAGCGGGAGCGCTTTGAGGATCAGTTGAAACTGGCCCAGCGCGGGGATGAAGAAGCGATGGCTCTGGACGAAGACTTTTTGCTGGCCATGGAGTACGGCATGCCGCCGATGTCCGGGCTGGGCGTCGGCATTGACCGTCTGGTGATGCTGATGACCGATCAGCAGAGCATCCAGGAAGTACTGCTCTTCCCTCAGATGAAACCGCTCAAGAAGTAA